One window of the Gammaproteobacteria bacterium genome contains the following:
- a CDS encoding ABC transporter permease, which yields MEVLINSTVDAFGLLFSGNAEIWEIVAISFQVSSMAILAAVPPALVIAFALAYGNFFGRRFLISLFNTFLSVPAVVIGLTLFILLSRQGPMGDFKLLFTQSAMAMGQFLLCLPILVCMTHAALQAADRAAWETA from the coding sequence ATGGAAGTCCTGATCAACAGTACCGTCGACGCCTTCGGCCTGTTATTCAGCGGTAATGCCGAAATCTGGGAAATCGTCGCCATCTCCTTCCAGGTTTCGAGTATGGCGATCCTGGCGGCGGTACCACCGGCGCTGGTGATTGCGTTTGCGCTTGCCTATGGCAACTTTTTCGGCCGTCGATTTCTGATTTCGCTATTCAACACTTTCCTCTCGGTTCCCGCGGTGGTCATAGGGCTAACCTTGTTCATCCTGCTGTCCCGACAGGGCCCGATGGGCGATTTCAAACTGTTATTTACGCAGTCGGCAATGGCGATGGGGCAGTTTCTGCTGTGCCTGCCGATCCTGGTATGCATGACACATGCAGCCCTGCAGGCCGCCGATCGCGCCGCCTGGGAGACCGCGC
- a CDS encoding substrate-binding domain-containing protein: MRKVFLGLVALLISNQAMASESALRLATTTSTANTGLMDYLLPKFRQETGIEVHLIAVGTGKALRLGREGDVDIVMVHARAAEDKFVEAGYGVDRADVMYNDFIIVGPKSDPAKAAKSGSVGEALQRVHSSEQPFISRGDDSGTHKREMMLWQKADKSPGGSWYREVGQGMGKTLQIANEVDGYTMTDRGTWLAYQSKLEIQILFENDPALLNPYGIIAVNPERHADANYSAAKKLIDWITSPPVQKMIGDFKVHGQQLFIPSAGSVS; the protein is encoded by the coding sequence TTGAGGAAAGTATTTCTTGGCCTGGTGGCATTATTGATATCGAACCAGGCCATGGCGAGCGAATCCGCGCTGCGCCTGGCGACCACGACCAGCACCGCCAATACAGGGTTGATGGATTACCTGTTACCCAAATTCAGGCAGGAAACAGGCATTGAAGTGCATCTTATCGCGGTCGGCACCGGCAAGGCGCTGCGGCTCGGACGCGAGGGCGATGTCGATATCGTGATGGTACACGCGCGCGCGGCCGAGGATAAGTTTGTCGAAGCTGGTTACGGTGTCGACCGGGCCGACGTCATGTACAACGATTTTATTATCGTCGGCCCGAAATCCGATCCGGCCAAAGCGGCTAAAAGCGGGTCCGTGGGCGAAGCGCTGCAACGTGTCCACTCCAGCGAGCAACCGTTTATCTCGCGCGGCGACGATTCGGGTACCCACAAGCGCGAAATGATGCTGTGGCAAAAAGCCGACAAATCGCCTGGCGGTAGCTGGTATCGCGAAGTTGGCCAGGGCATGGGCAAAACCCTGCAGATCGCCAACGAAGTCGACGGCTATACCATGACCGACCGCGGCACCTGGCTCGCATACCAGTCGAAGCTGGAAATCCAGATATTGTTCGAAAATGATCCCGCGCTGTTAAATCCCTACGGAATCATCGCGGTCAATCCCGAGCGTCATGCGGATGCGAACTATTCAGCTGCAAAAAAACTGATCGACTGGATCACTTCGCCCCCGGTGCAGAAAATGATCGGCGATTTCAAGGTTCACGGCCAGCAATTGTTCATTCCGTCGGCTGGATCGGTATCCTGA
- a CDS encoding DUF6494 family protein codes for MDEEALNMSIRKFLKKVGITSQREIERAIDLANGEGRLDGNPVRVKMTLECDLIDDALSIEDEISY; via the coding sequence ATGGACGAAGAAGCGCTGAACATGTCGATCCGCAAGTTTTTGAAAAAAGTGGGCATCACTTCGCAACGTGAAATCGAGCGCGCCATCGATCTTGCCAATGGCGAGGGCCGACTGGATGGTAACCCGGTGCGGGTAAAGATGACGCTGGAATGCGACCTGATCGATGACGCCCTGTCGATCGAAGACGAAATCAGTTACTAA